The Streptomyces europaeiscabiei genome window below encodes:
- a CDS encoding pyridoxal phosphate-dependent aminotransferase — protein MSASPSRPASSLPERIRAASRRPKTLGGAVPGAVSLAMGEPDSDTPQPVVEAAVRALRAGRTRYSQITGSPDLRQEIASHLARFRGLGVDPANVVVTHGGSAGLAATVLALLNPGDRVLLPEPTYSLYADHAAMAGAKVEWISTRPDGSIDLHRLAAAAPGARMLIVCNPVNPTGMVFSEADIEGVGAILRDHPDLYLLSDEAYSDIVFDEIAFTSASELISVRDRVVISGTFSKSYSMTGWRIGFICAAATVAEKINLVHRTINGPLNTFVQDAAVEALRIPDKDLHVLSARFQRRRDLVMQHLDGLDAVSVVRPLGAFYAFPHIDSTLSSVELVQRLADGGVLVRAGSEFGPSGEGHVRLSFATDEAALEEGLRRFTHVINAL, from the coding sequence ATGAGCGCCTCCCCCTCCCGACCGGCCAGTTCCCTCCCGGAACGCATCAGAGCAGCGTCGAGGCGGCCCAAAACACTGGGCGGTGCGGTGCCGGGCGCCGTCTCTCTGGCCATGGGTGAACCAGACAGCGATACGCCGCAGCCAGTGGTGGAGGCTGCCGTCCGGGCGCTGCGCGCCGGTCGCACTCGTTACTCGCAGATCACAGGGTCGCCGGATCTCCGGCAGGAGATCGCCTCCCACCTGGCGCGCTTCCGGGGCCTCGGGGTCGACCCGGCGAATGTCGTCGTCACGCACGGAGGCAGCGCCGGCCTCGCAGCCACCGTCCTCGCTCTGCTGAACCCGGGCGATCGAGTACTGCTCCCCGAACCGACCTACTCCCTGTACGCGGACCATGCGGCCATGGCAGGAGCCAAGGTCGAGTGGATCTCCACTCGACCTGACGGCTCGATCGACCTGCACAGACTCGCGGCGGCCGCACCGGGAGCCCGCATGCTCATCGTGTGCAATCCCGTGAACCCCACCGGAATGGTGTTCTCCGAGGCCGATATCGAAGGAGTCGGCGCCATTCTCCGCGATCACCCCGACCTCTACCTCCTGTCGGACGAGGCATACAGCGACATCGTCTTCGATGAGATCGCGTTCACCTCGGCATCTGAACTGATCTCCGTGCGGGACCGGGTGGTGATCTCCGGCACGTTCTCCAAGTCGTATTCGATGACCGGCTGGCGCATCGGTTTCATCTGCGCCGCCGCCACTGTCGCCGAAAAGATCAACCTCGTTCACCGGACGATCAACGGGCCCCTGAACACCTTCGTCCAGGACGCAGCCGTCGAGGCGCTACGTATTCCCGACAAGGATCTGCACGTACTCTCGGCGCGCTTCCAGCGCCGCCGAGATCTGGTCATGCAGCACCTGGACGGTCTCGATGCGGTGAGCGTCGTCCGGCCTCTCGGAGCGTTCTACGCATTCCCCCATATCGACAGCACCCTGTCCTCCGTCGAACTCGTGCAACGGCTCGCCGACGGAGGCGTGCTCGTACGCGCCGGGTCCGAATTCGGCCCGTCGGGCGAGGGACACGTACGCCTGTCCTTCGCCACGGACGAGGCTGCACTCGAAGAGGGTCTGCGCCGCTTTACGCACGTCATCAACGCGCTTTAG
- a CDS encoding TetR/AcrR family transcriptional regulator, which translates to MRRDAVRNRRKLLEAVGEALRTEPSAMTMAVIAERANLSLATAYRYFPSIEELLKAYLLGVIVQLRNYSHDCPKTGPALFEDVVREWSRLVRSYGPAMVQIRSRTGFLTRLRDNDEVITPVRDAWERPIRSVMRHLDVPDDHFDHALFLYNAMFDPREILDLIGTGLPEEEAIRRLTAAYYGALQGWAGA; encoded by the coding sequence ATGCGCCGCGACGCGGTCCGCAACCGGCGCAAGCTCCTGGAGGCCGTGGGAGAAGCGCTCAGGACCGAGCCCTCCGCGATGACCATGGCGGTCATCGCGGAGCGGGCCAACCTGTCGCTGGCCACGGCCTACCGGTACTTCCCGTCGATCGAGGAGCTCCTCAAGGCCTATCTGCTCGGCGTGATCGTCCAGCTGCGCAACTACAGCCACGACTGCCCCAAGACCGGCCCGGCCCTGTTCGAGGACGTGGTGCGGGAATGGTCTCGTCTGGTCCGCAGCTACGGCCCCGCCATGGTCCAGATCCGATCGCGCACGGGGTTCCTCACCCGCCTGCGCGACAACGACGAGGTGATCACCCCGGTCCGGGACGCCTGGGAGCGCCCCATTCGCAGTGTGATGCGGCACCTGGACGTGCCGGACGATCATTTTGATCACGCGTTGTTCCTGTACAACGCCATGTTCGATCCGCGCGAGATCCTGGACCTGATCGGCACCGGGCTCCCGGAGGAAGAAGCGATCCGCCGTTTGACTGCGGCCTACTACGGGGCTCTCCAGGGCTGGGCCGGCGCCTGA
- a CDS encoding alcohol dehydrogenase catalytic domain-containing protein, whose translation MKAAVIPEVNGRWELREVPTPQPGPGEVLMRVRASGVCVNDVLATTGAIRFPSVDPAITGHEPAGEVVAVGPGVTTRRVGDRVGTHWVRAACGRCDYCRAGLPVTGQAAFACAAPTTTGFSVQGGHAEYMVVGADETVLLPDGLPFELAAPMLCAGYTGWSALRAGDPQPHERVAVLGIGAVGHLAVQFAHACGLETIAMTSSADKHDVVRRLGADEVVANGAELRAAGGADVILATGKSYPAAAEALTGLRPGGRLVLSGIDPTAPFTVPPAGRGLPFIGTRMQVIGSTHNGPQYLREALDLAAAGKVTPMVETFPKEEVATVVDKVAEGAVRFRAVVTY comes from the coding sequence GTGAAGGCAGCCGTGATACCCGAGGTCAACGGCAGGTGGGAACTGCGCGAGGTGCCTACTCCACAGCCGGGGCCCGGCGAGGTGCTGATGCGGGTGCGCGCCTCCGGCGTATGCGTCAACGACGTCCTGGCCACCACCGGGGCGATCCGGTTCCCCTCGGTCGACCCGGCGATCACCGGACACGAGCCGGCGGGCGAGGTCGTCGCGGTCGGGCCGGGGGTCACCACGCGCCGCGTCGGTGACCGGGTGGGAACCCACTGGGTACGGGCCGCCTGCGGACGGTGCGACTACTGCCGTGCGGGTCTGCCGGTGACCGGGCAGGCCGCCTTCGCGTGCGCGGCACCCACCACGACCGGTTTCAGCGTGCAGGGCGGACATGCCGAGTACATGGTCGTGGGCGCCGACGAGACCGTACTCCTGCCCGACGGGCTCCCCTTCGAGTTGGCCGCGCCCATGCTGTGCGCGGGCTACACGGGCTGGTCCGCCCTGCGCGCCGGGGATCCTCAGCCGCACGAGCGGGTCGCCGTGCTAGGCATCGGCGCGGTGGGCCATCTGGCGGTGCAGTTCGCGCACGCCTGCGGCCTCGAGACGATCGCGATGACAAGCTCGGCGGACAAACACGACGTGGTACGGCGGCTGGGCGCGGACGAGGTCGTGGCGAACGGCGCCGAATTGCGCGCAGCGGGTGGCGCCGACGTCATCTTGGCGACCGGCAAGTCGTATCCGGCCGCGGCGGAGGCGCTGACGGGCCTGCGGCCCGGCGGGCGACTGGTCCTGTCGGGCATCGACCCCACCGCCCCCTTCACCGTCCCGCCCGCCGGCCGGGGCCTTCCGTTCATCGGCACGCGAATGCAGGTGATCGGTTCCACCCACAACGGGCCGCAGTACCTCCGGGAGGCCCTCGACCTCGCCGCCGCGGGAAAGGTCACCCCCATGGTCGAGACGTTCCCGAAGGAGGAGGTGGCCACGGTGGTCGACAAGGTCGCCGAGGGCGCCGTCCGCTTCCGCGCGGTGGTCACCTACTAG
- a CDS encoding glycine cleavage T C-terminal barrel domain-containing protein, with translation MEHLTDRQRARYQALLELADRPFDVERPAVFSPAAAAQDEANVKGLLFRWTPVFIPYEYTNWGEESLAHVRSCYIGDWSAIGKLRVRGSEALTALTRIGMNNLSRFEPGQIKHHVQLDERGHIASEGLLYRVAEEEFVYSGGGVDWTAWQIDQGGWDAKSEVISPELFIFEIQGPTSLFALEAATGESLRDIGFNRSRMTSISGIPVRILRSGISGELGYELHGSADDANAIWTAVVEAGTEHGIRQLGMRSQLVAHIEAGIATVGIDYLPSSIITPGAPKLFPRGMPDGSFVPTDVTEYFRRPGELGWGRRGALTSHDFIGRDALAAEAAEGGPARHLAGLHWNNEDVIALFASQFGDGPLPDPMEMPRKIGASLDQVLVDGHPVGVSTSRTYSTHLRRTISLCVIDRDLAAPGTEVTVLWGNPGTAQRELRATVTSLPMKEDRRRTDVGTL, from the coding sequence ATGGAGCATCTGACCGATCGGCAGCGCGCCCGCTACCAGGCTTTGCTGGAACTGGCCGACCGCCCCTTCGACGTGGAGCGGCCGGCGGTGTTCAGCCCGGCGGCCGCCGCGCAGGACGAGGCGAACGTCAAGGGTCTGCTCTTCCGGTGGACGCCCGTTTTCATCCCCTACGAGTACACCAACTGGGGCGAGGAGAGCCTGGCCCATGTGCGGTCGTGCTATATCGGCGACTGGTCGGCCATCGGCAAGCTCCGCGTCCGCGGGAGCGAGGCCCTGACCGCGCTCACCCGCATCGGCATGAACAACCTGTCACGCTTCGAGCCCGGCCAGATCAAGCATCACGTCCAGCTCGACGAACGCGGCCACATCGCCTCCGAGGGCCTGCTGTACCGGGTGGCCGAGGAGGAGTTCGTCTACAGCGGCGGCGGCGTCGACTGGACCGCCTGGCAGATCGACCAGGGCGGCTGGGACGCCAAGAGCGAGGTGATCAGCCCTGAGCTGTTCATCTTCGAGATCCAGGGTCCGACGTCGCTGTTCGCACTCGAAGCCGCGACCGGCGAGAGCCTGCGGGACATCGGCTTCAACCGGAGCCGCATGACCAGTATCAGCGGTATCCCCGTGCGGATTCTGCGCTCGGGGATCTCCGGAGAGCTGGGGTACGAACTGCACGGGTCCGCCGACGACGCCAACGCGATCTGGACGGCGGTCGTCGAGGCCGGGACCGAGCACGGCATCCGCCAACTGGGGATGCGCTCCCAACTCGTGGCCCACATCGAGGCGGGCATCGCGACCGTCGGCATCGACTACCTGCCTTCGTCGATCATCACGCCGGGGGCACCCAAGCTCTTTCCCCGCGGGATGCCGGACGGCAGTTTCGTCCCGACCGACGTGACGGAGTACTTCCGCCGTCCCGGTGAGCTCGGCTGGGGCCGTCGCGGAGCTCTCACCTCCCACGACTTCATCGGACGCGACGCGCTGGCCGCGGAGGCGGCCGAAGGCGGTCCGGCGCGCCACCTGGCAGGCCTGCACTGGAACAACGAGGACGTGATCGCCCTGTTCGCCTCCCAGTTCGGCGACGGCCCGTTGCCCGATCCCATGGAGATGCCGCGCAAGATCGGCGCCAGCCTCGACCAGGTGCTGGTCGACGGACACCCGGTAGGCGTCTCGACCTCCCGCACGTACAGCACGCACCTGCGCCGCACCATCTCCCTCTGCGTCATCGATCGCGACCTGGCGGCACCGGGCACCGAGGTGACGGTGCTGTGGGGGAACCCCGGCACCGCCCAGCGCGAACTCCGCGCCACCGTCACCTCCCTGCCCATGAAGGAGGACCGCCGTCGCACCGACGTCGGCACGCTGTGA
- a CDS encoding DODA-type extradiol aromatic ring-opening family dioxygenase gives MASVVQVLCTPHDPLLPGVAAGGSAAPEPLQRSVAHFAELRARLAAARPDVLVVVSGDHFNQWFYDNMPTFLIGKAVRARGPFPHEQELFGIGPYDTALEGDIARHLLRGGLQRGIDFSYSDDFLLDHGFTVPLSFLRPEQDLPVVPIFTNVMAPPVATGRRFYDLGAAIVEMVEAHPADLRVAIIASGHLSNAIGNPAMARFQTEPETAWDKRVWAQITAGDTASLIKETTYESLAAIGSGTPGFLDFLFALGAVGGATPDYAEKVACTFAPPTGFLAWGDHGSVPVSEVVAP, from the coding sequence ATGGCCAGCGTCGTCCAAGTGCTGTGCACTCCCCACGACCCGCTGCTCCCCGGCGTTGCCGCCGGCGGGTCGGCGGCTCCCGAGCCGCTGCAGCGATCAGTGGCCCATTTCGCGGAACTGCGCGCGCGGCTCGCCGCAGCGCGGCCCGACGTGCTGGTGGTGGTCTCCGGGGACCACTTCAACCAGTGGTTCTACGACAACATGCCGACCTTCCTTATCGGCAAGGCGGTCCGGGCGCGTGGCCCGTTCCCGCACGAGCAGGAGCTGTTCGGTATCGGCCCCTACGACACCGCCCTGGAAGGGGACATCGCGCGGCACCTGCTGCGCGGCGGCCTCCAGCGCGGGATCGACTTCTCCTACAGCGATGACTTCCTGCTCGACCACGGGTTCACCGTCCCGTTGAGCTTCCTCAGGCCCGAGCAGGACCTACCGGTCGTTCCGATCTTCACCAACGTGATGGCTCCCCCGGTGGCCACCGGACGTCGCTTCTACGACCTCGGCGCCGCCATCGTCGAGATGGTGGAGGCGCACCCGGCCGACCTGCGGGTGGCGATCATCGCCAGCGGCCACCTGTCCAACGCGATCGGGAACCCGGCCATGGCACGGTTCCAGACCGAGCCGGAGACGGCGTGGGACAAGCGGGTATGGGCGCAGATCACCGCCGGTGACACGGCGTCGCTGATCAAGGAGACCACCTACGAGTCGCTCGCGGCGATCGGCAGCGGCACCCCGGGATTCCTCGACTTCCTCTTCGCACTCGGCGCTGTGGGGGGAGCCACCCCGGACTACGCCGAGAAGGTCGCCTGCACCTTCGCCCCGCCGACCGGTTTCCTGGCCTGGGGTGACCATGGGTCCGTCCCCGTATCGGAGGTGGTGGCCCCATGA
- a CDS encoding FAD-dependent monooxygenase has product MSSIQNALIVGGGIAGLTAATALSRTGISCDVVDLADGPAGAAISLLNRAVDGLAEIGVLDQCLDEGLAVSPQDIFAYFDAAGKPVSTPPMPPAPTSALPHGILIYRPALANILRRAAEGAGASVRNGVGLAGLRQTEDSVTATLTDGSERAYDLVIGADGIRSTTRSLILGDQVTPAYSGLTMFRWVADGVPDVGPIGHYESEHLCVTRRQRDGGLYLATGREFPERPRIDAAQARQIVRENLRSFTAPLMRALEERLTDDTRIIVNDYDWLLVSEPWSRGRVLLIGDAAHATTAHLGAGGGMAIEDGVVLGQECAAGGPHQDVFKRFMTRRFERARLVVQTSVELDRMQQRGEPIAAQNKVRGRAMEALSSPY; this is encoded by the coding sequence TTGTCCAGCATCCAGAACGCGCTCATCGTCGGCGGGGGCATCGCCGGCCTGACCGCCGCGACGGCCCTGTCCCGTACCGGAATCTCCTGCGACGTCGTCGACCTGGCGGACGGTCCGGCCGGGGCCGCCATCTCACTGCTCAACCGGGCCGTCGACGGTCTCGCCGAGATCGGAGTCCTGGATCAGTGCCTGGACGAGGGGCTGGCGGTGTCCCCGCAGGACATCTTCGCCTACTTCGACGCGGCGGGGAAACCGGTGTCCACGCCGCCCATGCCTCCCGCACCGACGTCCGCTCTGCCGCACGGCATCCTCATCTACCGGCCGGCCCTGGCGAACATCCTCAGGCGAGCCGCGGAGGGGGCCGGCGCGAGCGTGCGCAACGGTGTGGGTCTCGCCGGGCTGCGGCAGACGGAGGACTCCGTCACCGCCACCCTCACCGACGGGTCGGAGCGGGCGTACGACCTGGTCATCGGCGCGGACGGCATCCGGTCGACGACGCGTTCGCTCATTCTGGGGGACCAGGTGACCCCGGCCTACTCCGGCCTCACGATGTTCCGATGGGTCGCCGACGGGGTGCCGGACGTCGGCCCGATCGGGCACTACGAGTCGGAGCACCTCTGCGTGACCCGGCGGCAGCGGGACGGCGGCCTCTACCTCGCGACCGGCCGCGAATTCCCGGAGCGCCCGCGGATCGATGCGGCACAGGCCAGGCAGATCGTCCGGGAGAACCTCCGCTCGTTCACCGCGCCGCTGATGCGCGCGCTGGAGGAGCGGCTCACGGACGACACGAGGATCATCGTCAACGACTACGACTGGCTGCTCGTGTCCGAGCCCTGGTCCCGGGGCCGGGTCCTGCTGATCGGCGACGCCGCGCACGCCACCACTGCCCACCTCGGCGCGGGCGGGGGCATGGCGATCGAGGACGGAGTGGTCCTCGGTCAGGAGTGCGCGGCCGGAGGCCCGCACCAGGACGTGTTCAAGCGCTTCATGACACGGCGCTTCGAGCGGGCTCGTCTGGTCGTGCAGACCAGCGTCGAACTGGACCGCATGCAGCAGCGGGGCGAGCCGATCGCCGCCCAGAACAAGGTGCGGGGGCGGGCGATGGAGGCTCTGTCCAGCCCCTACTGA